A DNA window from Maribellus comscasis contains the following coding sequences:
- a CDS encoding SRPBCC family protein, protein MNQNIEIVAHSGIYTLLAEQILNVSIPEAWEFFSSPKNLSKITPPQMGFYITSEELKQMFAGQIITYQIRVFPFLKANWVTEITHVKEQSYFVDEQRFGPYKMWHHEHHFSETEGGVKMIDRVTYKIPFGFIGKIAHSIFIKRKLEDIFSYRAKVLDRKFSVMNFK, encoded by the coding sequence ATGAATCAAAATATAGAAATCGTTGCTCATTCCGGTATTTACACACTTCTTGCGGAACAAATACTAAACGTTTCTATTCCGGAAGCCTGGGAATTCTTTTCATCCCCAAAGAACTTATCAAAAATAACACCACCTCAAATGGGATTTTATATCACTTCTGAAGAATTGAAACAAATGTTCGCGGGGCAAATTATCACCTATCAAATCAGAGTTTTTCCTTTTCTGAAAGCAAATTGGGTTACAGAAATAACACATGTAAAAGAACAATCTTATTTTGTTGATGAACAACGTTTTGGCCCTTACAAAATGTGGCACCATGAGCATCATTTTTCTGAAACAGAAGGAGGTGTAAAAATGATTGACAGGGTTACGTATAAAATTCCATTTGGATTTATTGGAAAAATTGCTCATTCCATTTTTATTAAAAGGAAACTAGAAGATATTTTTAGCTACAGAGCAAAAGTTCTGGACAGAAAATTTAGTGTTATGAATTTTAAATGA
- a CDS encoding YdeI/OmpD-associated family protein, which yields MKYYKTVDEYILNTENGKEILIILREILKGTELKETIKWGSPVYTVNGKNVVGIGAFKSYAGIWFFQGALLKNEEGVLVNAQEGTTKALRQWRFSDVNEIDEKLVLKYVNEAIENQKKGKEIKADRKKTLVIPDELKEAFLKNKELEIAFNEFTTGKKREFADYISQAKQEATRLKRVEKIRPLILKNIGLNDKYRK from the coding sequence ATGAAATATTATAAAACTGTTGATGAATATATTCTTAATACAGAGAATGGAAAAGAGATTCTGATAATTCTTCGCGAAATCTTAAAAGGAACCGAGCTGAAAGAAACGATAAAATGGGGCTCTCCTGTTTACACTGTTAACGGCAAAAACGTAGTTGGAATCGGGGCCTTTAAATCCTATGCAGGCATTTGGTTTTTTCAGGGAGCATTGTTAAAAAATGAAGAAGGTGTTTTGGTCAATGCGCAGGAAGGAACCACAAAGGCACTGAGACAGTGGAGATTCTCTGATGTGAATGAAATTGATGAAAAACTGGTTTTAAAATATGTAAATGAAGCTATCGAAAATCAGAAAAAAGGTAAAGAAATAAAAGCTGACAGAAAAAAAACTCTTGTTATTCCTGATGAGTTAAAAGAAGCATTTTTGAAAAACAAAGAACTGGAAATAGCTTTTAACGAATTCACAACAGGTAAGAAGCGGGAGTTTGCTGATTATATCTCACAGGCAAAACAAGAGGCAACCCGCTTAAAAAGAGTCGAAAAGATAAGACCTTTAATTCTCAAGAATATTGGACTAAATGACAAATACAGAAAATAA
- a CDS encoding DUF4199 domain-containing protein, whose translation MKKFAIEFKWGIIFTVVSLLWMFLERLFGWHTTHIDKHAIYTNFFALPAILVFVFALLDKRKHFYNNKMTWMQGFIAGLVVSIFVAVLSPLAQFITIEWITPEFFTNAREYAVGVGKMSAEQAAEYFNLTNYMMQSAFGAILMGAITSAIVALFVRKK comes from the coding sequence ATGAAGAAATTTGCGATCGAATTTAAATGGGGAATCATTTTTACCGTAGTTTCTTTACTCTGGATGTTTTTGGAAAGACTTTTTGGGTGGCACACTACCCATATCGACAAACATGCTATTTACACCAACTTTTTTGCACTTCCTGCCATTTTGGTTTTTGTTTTTGCCTTGCTCGATAAACGAAAACATTTTTACAACAACAAAATGACTTGGATGCAGGGTTTTATTGCCGGATTGGTAGTTTCTATTTTTGTTGCTGTTTTAAGTCCGCTTGCACAATTTATTACCATTGAATGGATTACACCGGAATTTTTCACGAATGCACGTGAATATGCAGTTGGTGTCGGCAAAATGAGCGCTGAACAAGCTGCGGAATATTTCAATCTTACAAATTATATGATGCAAAGTGCATTCGGAGCTATTTTAATGGGCGCAATCACTTCAGCTATTGTGGCCTTGTTTGTGCGAAAAAAATAA
- a CDS encoding DUF2891 domain-containing protein: MKLKILVLFTFLSIVYNAKSQVNSLLNFDKHKAEYLYHFAYECIDKEYPNKLGQVLGDDSYLSPPRDLHPAFYGCFDWHSSVHGHWTLVTILNRFPDFEYRDEILKKFQKNITKENILTEVAYFNDEHNKDYERTYGWAWLLKLDEAILEWDNPEAKELHENLFPLVRLISGKFSEFLDKLIYPIRIGEHSNIAFGMSFAYDYAKKYDTELASKIEQKAREYYMKDCECPLTWEPGGFDFLSPCLQEVSLMEKVLSKAEFEKWLKDFLPGFEKNPEKYLEVAVVTDRSDGKLAHLDGLNFSRAWCLFEIGHALNNQKMIDLGEKHFNYSYEKMDSGEYAGAHWLASFASYALIKYSL; encoded by the coding sequence ATGAAGCTAAAAATATTGGTGCTCTTTACTTTTCTGTCCATTGTTTACAATGCGAAATCACAAGTAAATTCTTTACTCAATTTTGATAAACACAAGGCAGAATATTTATATCATTTTGCTTATGAATGTATTGATAAAGAATATCCCAACAAGCTTGGCCAGGTTTTAGGTGACGACAGTTACCTCTCCCCTCCCCGGGATCTTCATCCGGCTTTTTATGGTTGTTTCGACTGGCACTCATCGGTTCATGGACACTGGACTTTAGTAACAATTTTGAATCGGTTCCCCGATTTTGAGTATCGGGATGAAATATTAAAAAAATTTCAAAAAAATATTACCAAAGAAAATATTTTAACAGAGGTAGCTTATTTTAATGACGAGCACAATAAAGATTATGAAAGGACTTATGGCTGGGCCTGGCTCTTAAAACTCGACGAAGCTATTCTTGAATGGGACAATCCGGAGGCAAAAGAACTGCACGAAAACCTGTTTCCTCTGGTGCGTTTAATATCTGGAAAATTTTCTGAATTTCTCGATAAATTGATTTATCCGATTCGAATTGGAGAACACAGTAATATTGCTTTCGGAATGTCATTTGCTTACGATTATGCAAAAAAATACGACACTGAGCTGGCTTCAAAAATTGAACAAAAAGCCAGGGAATATTATATGAAAGACTGCGAATGTCCGCTTACCTGGGAGCCAGGTGGTTTCGATTTCCTATCACCTTGTTTACAAGAAGTTTCTTTAATGGAAAAAGTTTTATCAAAAGCTGAATTTGAAAAATGGTTAAAAGATTTTCTTCCCGGTTTTGAAAAAAATCCGGAGAAATACCTTGAAGTAGCTGTCGTAACCGATCGGAGCGACGGTAAACTGGCACATCTCGATGGACTAAATTTTAGCCGTGCCTGGTGTTTATTCGAAATCGGACATGCCTTGAATAATCAAAAAATGATTGATCTTGGAGAAAAACATTTCAACTACAGCTATGAAAAAATGGATTCCGGAGAATATGCAGGAGCTCACTGGCTGGCATCATTTGCAAGCTACGCACTTATCAAATACTCATTATAA
- a CDS encoding FGGY-family carbohydrate kinase: protein MEKTILSIDCGTQSLRAIIFSMKGEVLAIQKIPFEPYTSPRTGWAEQDPEIYWQTLKVACNKLKEENADCFSGIVGVGVTALRDSMVNVNKNGEALRPLMVWLDQRKAKPVFKPGLGLKLLIKFIGLEDTLTKAQREGKCNWIRQNQPEIWENTYKYLQVSGFLHYRLTGEFKDSVASQIGHIPFDYKKQKWGNPKNLLAFSTKLYPVEKEKLPELLQPGKIIGSITKKASEETGLPENLPVIACGSDKGCETLGMGVTSSKLGSLSFGTTATIQTTSERYIEPIKFMPAYPATIPGLFNPEVEIFRGFWMITWFKNEFAQKEVEQAKKKGISEEEALNDLLSQSPPGSMGLVVQPYWSPGLSEPAAKGAMIGFGDVHKKPHVYRAVIEGLAFALKEGKEKIESVSRQKIEKLAVSGGASQSNEICQIAADIFDLPIVRGRTSETSGLGAAIITAWGTGIYISLEEAIKNMVKYKDEFQPNTIHVEFYRKLYKKVYKKMYRKLEPLYSEIREITGYPE, encoded by the coding sequence GTGGAGAAAACCATTCTTTCTATTGATTGCGGAACGCAAAGTTTGCGTGCAATAATTTTTTCCATGAAAGGAGAAGTACTTGCAATACAAAAAATCCCGTTTGAGCCGTATACAAGTCCCAGAACAGGCTGGGCGGAACAAGATCCTGAAATATACTGGCAAACATTGAAAGTGGCATGCAACAAACTAAAAGAAGAAAATGCCGACTGTTTTTCAGGTATAGTTGGAGTTGGGGTTACTGCACTCCGCGACTCAATGGTAAACGTAAATAAAAATGGAGAAGCACTTCGTCCGCTTATGGTTTGGCTCGACCAACGAAAAGCAAAACCTGTTTTTAAGCCTGGATTGGGCTTAAAGTTATTGATAAAATTCATTGGGCTTGAAGATACATTAACAAAGGCTCAGCGTGAAGGAAAATGCAACTGGATTCGGCAGAATCAACCTGAGATATGGGAAAATACTTACAAATATTTGCAAGTTTCGGGATTTCTTCATTATCGGTTAACCGGCGAATTTAAAGACTCGGTAGCCTCACAAATCGGGCATATTCCTTTTGATTACAAAAAACAAAAATGGGGAAATCCCAAAAATCTGTTGGCATTTAGCACAAAACTTTACCCTGTTGAAAAAGAAAAGCTCCCCGAACTGCTACAACCTGGCAAAATCATCGGTAGTATTACCAAAAAAGCAAGTGAAGAAACCGGTCTTCCTGAGAATCTGCCAGTAATAGCGTGTGGCTCCGATAAAGGATGTGAAACACTGGGCATGGGCGTTACCAGCTCCAAACTGGGAAGCTTAAGTTTTGGAACAACAGCAACCATTCAAACTACTTCAGAGAGATATATTGAGCCGATAAAGTTTATGCCGGCATACCCTGCAACAATTCCGGGGCTTTTTAATCCTGAAGTGGAAATTTTCCGCGGTTTCTGGATGATTACATGGTTTAAGAATGAATTTGCGCAAAAGGAGGTTGAGCAGGCAAAGAAAAAAGGAATTTCAGAAGAAGAAGCATTAAATGATTTGTTAAGCCAGTCACCACCTGGTTCTATGGGACTGGTGGTACAACCATACTGGAGCCCGGGTTTATCTGAACCTGCTGCAAAAGGAGCAATGATTGGTTTTGGAGATGTACATAAAAAACCTCATGTTTACCGCGCTGTAATTGAGGGACTGGCATTCGCATTAAAAGAGGGAAAAGAGAAAATTGAAAGCGTTTCGAGGCAAAAAATTGAAAAACTGGCGGTTTCAGGCGGTGCCTCTCAAAGCAATGAAATCTGCCAGATAGCTGCTGATATTTTTGATCTTCCGATTGTACGCGGGCGAACATCAGAAACATCCGGTTTGGGAGCGGCTATTATTACAGCCTGGGGAACAGGAATTTACATTTCGTTGGAGGAAGCAATCAAAAACATGGTGAAATATAAAGATGAATTTCAACCCAATACAATACATGTTGAATTTTACCGCAAACTTTACAAAAAAGTATACAAAAAAATGTACAGGAAACTGGAACCTCTATACAGTGAAATCAGAGAAATAACAGGATATCCCGAATAA
- a CDS encoding M1 family metallopeptidase, with the protein MKINLALFLFLFVHFAAAQNHQKRFESIDVQHYIFEIQLNDTTDRIEGKANILVKFLKSSENLQLDLIGLNDSTSAGMKVKNVVFDGKPVNFIHKNDKLKINFDREIGSGETVNVGIIYLGIPADGLIISENKFGDRTFFGDNWPNRARYWLPTVDHPSDKATLDFLVFAPEHYKVVSNGQLENELDLGNGIKFTNWKEKKPISTKLMVIGVAPFIEADLGRYKNAEVSCWVFPQNAKEGISDFAYGLRPLSYFSQTIGAYSYEKLAHVQSKTKYGGMENASCIFYAERAISGKQKIESLIAHETAHQWFGNSVTEQNWHHLWLSEGFATYLTHRYEKFYYGDEVFKSGLIDDRKQVIEYAHKKMAPVIDTTVTDYLQLLNANSYQKASWFLHMLRNKIGDKVFAQTLQEYYLNFRDSTVLTDDFKDITEKNSKQDLDEFFHQWLWQPGLPVLKWQWKQKSNGEIRIKITQVQKKVLFHFPLEIKLLPQNEEKSQVKTLEVSDRKTSISIVPKRKIKDIQLDPDVKLLFELNE; encoded by the coding sequence ATGAAAATTAACCTCGCCCTATTTCTTTTTCTATTCGTTCATTTTGCAGCCGCTCAAAATCACCAGAAGCGGTTTGAAAGTATTGATGTTCAACACTATATTTTTGAAATTCAACTAAATGATACAACTGACCGAATTGAGGGGAAAGCCAATATCCTTGTTAAATTTTTAAAATCTTCTGAGAATTTGCAACTCGACTTAATTGGCTTAAACGACTCAACATCTGCGGGAATGAAAGTTAAGAATGTTGTGTTTGATGGTAAGCCGGTGAATTTTATTCATAAAAATGATAAGCTGAAAATTAATTTTGATCGAGAAATTGGCAGCGGAGAAACAGTTAATGTTGGTATAATTTATTTAGGTATTCCGGCCGACGGTTTAATAATATCGGAAAACAAATTTGGCGATCGTACATTCTTTGGTGATAACTGGCCTAACCGGGCAAGGTACTGGCTTCCTACGGTTGATCATCCTTCGGATAAAGCGACTCTCGATTTTTTGGTCTTTGCGCCCGAACACTACAAAGTGGTGTCAAACGGGCAATTGGAAAATGAACTCGATTTGGGAAACGGAATAAAATTCACCAACTGGAAAGAAAAAAAACCTATTTCTACCAAACTAATGGTTATTGGTGTCGCTCCTTTTATTGAAGCGGATTTGGGAAGATACAAAAATGCAGAAGTCAGTTGCTGGGTATTTCCCCAAAATGCCAAAGAAGGAATTTCAGATTTTGCATATGGATTGAGACCGCTCTCCTACTTTTCCCAAACTATTGGGGCATATTCATACGAAAAACTCGCACATGTACAATCTAAAACAAAATATGGCGGAATGGAAAATGCAAGCTGTATTTTTTATGCAGAACGTGCAATTTCCGGCAAACAAAAGATAGAAAGCCTTATTGCACACGAAACAGCTCACCAGTGGTTTGGAAATTCAGTGACTGAACAAAATTGGCACCATCTGTGGTTGAGCGAAGGATTTGCCACTTATTTAACCCACCGGTATGAAAAATTTTACTACGGCGACGAGGTTTTTAAAAGCGGATTAATTGATGACCGAAAACAAGTAATAGAGTATGCGCATAAAAAGATGGCTCCCGTTATTGATACAACAGTTACTGATTATTTGCAGCTATTAAATGCAAATTCCTATCAGAAAGCAAGTTGGTTTTTACATATGTTACGGAATAAAATCGGGGACAAAGTGTTTGCGCAAACCCTTCAGGAGTATTATCTGAACTTTCGGGATTCTACGGTGTTAACCGACGATTTTAAAGATATTACAGAAAAGAATTCAAAACAGGATCTTGATGAGTTTTTTCACCAATGGCTTTGGCAACCCGGACTTCCGGTTTTGAAATGGCAATGGAAACAAAAATCAAATGGTGAAATCAGGATTAAAATAACTCAGGTTCAAAAGAAAGTCCTGTTCCATTTTCCACTTGAAATAAAACTTCTGCCACAAAATGAAGAAAAAAGCCAGGTTAAAACACTGGAAGTTTCTGACAGAAAGACAAGTATTTCTATTGTTCCGAAAAGAAAAATAAAAGATATACAACTGGATCCGGATGTCAAATTACTTTTTGAATTAAATGAGTAA
- a CDS encoding SDR family oxidoreductase, with the protein MDLHVEGKVFMVAASSKGLGFGIARELAVNGAVVCIASRTKNDIENAAEKLRAETSSTIYSSVADVSNAQSIKSWVSEITTAFKRIDGLVVNAGGPPPGKFDDFEDKDWEAAFNLTLMSTVRLIRGVLPAMRNNGGGSIVTITSLSVKEPINQLLLSNVFRSGVTSLVKSLSNELASENIRVNNLFPGRIDTDRVKSLDKNLAVKEGTSADAIKSTFEKTIPLGRYGTIDEFGKAGAFLLSPAASYITGASLAVDGGIIKTVW; encoded by the coding sequence ATGGATTTACATGTTGAAGGAAAAGTTTTTATGGTTGCCGCTTCCAGTAAAGGTTTAGGATTTGGAATAGCCAGGGAATTGGCTGTAAACGGAGCAGTTGTTTGTATTGCCAGCAGAACAAAAAATGATATTGAAAACGCTGCTGAAAAACTCAGAGCTGAGACCAGCAGTACCATTTATTCTTCAGTTGCCGATGTTTCAAACGCCCAATCGATTAAAAGTTGGGTTTCCGAAATAACAACAGCTTTTAAACGAATTGATGGTTTGGTGGTTAACGCTGGTGGCCCTCCTCCTGGTAAATTTGATGATTTTGAAGACAAAGACTGGGAGGCTGCATTTAATTTAACACTAATGAGCACCGTTCGGCTAATCAGGGGGGTACTTCCTGCAATGCGAAACAATGGAGGTGGTTCGATAGTAACCATCACTTCGCTGTCAGTGAAAGAGCCCATTAACCAACTTTTACTTTCCAATGTTTTTCGCTCGGGTGTTACAAGTTTGGTAAAAAGTTTGTCAAACGAACTGGCTTCTGAAAACATCAGGGTAAATAATCTTTTCCCTGGGAGAATTGATACCGATCGGGTAAAATCCCTGGATAAAAATCTGGCTGTAAAAGAAGGAACATCAGCAGATGCGATAAAATCAACATTTGAAAAAACAATCCCTTTGGGCCGTTACGGGACCATTGATGAGTTTGGAAAAGCCGGTGCATTTTTACTTTCACCTGCTGCTTCCTATATTACAGGTGCAAGTTTGGCTGTAGATGGAGGAATTATTAAAACAGTCTGGTAA